From Candidatus Manganitrophus morganii, the proteins below share one genomic window:
- a CDS encoding heavy-metal-associated domain-containing protein, with protein sequence MASEKNPLSKFPQEVRSGIQPSSPVYTRLPDRYAVHGPRPPSKDALLSMGEGEDRVEIFRGEAEQQKNAPGQVGPVYTLPPGGAPAVPTGRVFIRFKEGAPVEDRLQAIEQAGYEVVQRLEYAPHAAWLRARSGEIADALTRIPALEQIADVENVEPQMLMQRANR encoded by the coding sequence ATGGCGTCCGAGAAAAATCCCCTTTCCAAATTCCCCCAAGAGGTTCGAAGCGGCATACAACCGTCCTCTCCGGTCTATACCCGCTTGCCCGACCGCTACGCCGTCCACGGCCCCCGGCCGCCTTCCAAAGACGCCCTCCTCTCGATGGGCGAAGGAGAAGACCGCGTCGAGATATTCCGGGGTGAAGCGGAGCAGCAGAAAAATGCCCCCGGCCAGGTCGGGCCGGTCTATACCCTGCCACCGGGCGGCGCGCCCGCCGTTCCGACGGGGCGCGTCTTCATCCGCTTCAAAGAAGGAGCGCCGGTCGAAGATCGTCTCCAGGCAATCGAGCAGGCCGGTTACGAGGTCGTGCAGCGCCTAGAATACGCGCCACACGCGGCCTGGCTGCGGGCGCGTTCGGGAGAGATCGCCGACGCCCTGACCCGCATCCCTGCCTTGGAGCAGATCGCCGATGTTGAAAACGTCGAGCCGCAGATGTTGATGCAACGGGCCAACCGCTAG
- the pyrF gene encoding orotidine-5'-phosphate decarboxylase has translation MKESTLLPHQRIIFALDYPSFEEARPFIEALKDKIGLFKIGWTLLLSEGLNVLAKIEGIEGVSAKFFLDIKYSSRSVEDIPQQVGGMASVITSKTRGVEFITVHTYEGEALVGEAVKKFKTKGTKILGVTVLTSVNQESSNITPQQRVLELAQIAKKAGCDGVVCSGHEAGAVKEKMGRDFIVVTPGIRPVWAEIKKDDQKRIVTPGNAIRNGADYIVVGRPISTAKDPAEAASRAEKIAEEIAVARREMTAL, from the coding sequence TTGAAAGAGAGCACGCTCCTGCCCCACCAAAGAATTATTTTCGCGCTGGACTACCCCTCCTTCGAAGAAGCGCGTCCCTTTATAGAAGCCTTAAAAGATAAGATCGGTTTATTTAAGATCGGGTGGACGCTGCTTTTAAGCGAGGGCCTGAATGTCTTGGCCAAAATAGAAGGGATCGAAGGGGTCTCCGCCAAGTTTTTTTTGGACATCAAATATTCGAGCCGGTCGGTCGAAGATATCCCGCAGCAAGTCGGCGGCATGGCTTCCGTCATCACGTCTAAAACGAGAGGGGTCGAATTTATCACCGTCCACACGTACGAAGGCGAAGCCCTTGTGGGAGAGGCGGTTAAAAAATTCAAGACAAAAGGAACGAAGATCCTCGGCGTGACGGTGTTGACGAGCGTGAACCAAGAAAGTTCCAATATCACACCCCAACAAAGAGTATTGGAGTTGGCTCAAATCGCAAAAAAGGCCGGTTGCGACGGGGTCGTTTGCTCCGGACATGAAGCCGGAGCAGTCAAAGAAAAAATGGGCCGGGATTTTATTGTTGTCACGCCGGGCATCCGCCCTGTATGGGCCGAGATCAAGAAAGACGATCAAAAAAGAATCGTGACTCCGGGAAATGCAATTAGAAATGGAGCGGATTATATTGTGGTCGGCAGACCGATTTCCACTGCAAAAGACCCCGCCGAAGCAGCGAGCAGGGCCGAGAAGATCGCCGAAGAGATCGCCGTCGCGCGAAGAGAAATGACCGCCCTTTAA
- a CDS encoding DUF2231 domain-containing protein — protein MQPARAKIMGHPIHPMLVVFPIGLYIISFVFDLVYLSIGDPFWFRMAYWTMLGGLVGNVAAAIPGFLDYLTLPPKTEARQIATYHMGIGVTLAILYFANLLLRDWGVIAANQQPWGVVILNLVGVLLIGLQGWLGGELVYKHGVGVEEKGRTGEERFRRVA, from the coding sequence ATGCAGCCGGCTCGCGCAAAAATCATGGGCCATCCGATTCACCCGATGCTGGTCGTCTTTCCGATCGGCCTTTACATCATTTCGTTCGTTTTCGACCTGGTTTATTTGTCGATCGGCGATCCCTTTTGGTTTCGAATGGCCTACTGGACGATGCTGGGGGGATTGGTCGGGAATGTCGCCGCCGCCATCCCCGGTTTTCTCGACTACCTCACCCTGCCGCCCAAGACCGAGGCCCGCCAGATCGCGACATACCATATGGGAATCGGAGTCACCCTGGCGATTCTTTATTTCGCCAACCTTCTCCTTCGTGATTGGGGAGTCATCGCGGCGAATCAGCAGCCCTGGGGGGTGGTGATCTTGAATCTGGTCGGCGTTCTCTTGATCGGCTTGCAGGGATGGCTGGGAGGAGAGCTGGTCTATAAACATGGCGTCGGCGTGGAAGAAAAGGGACGCACCGGCGAAGAGCGATTCCGAAGGGTGGCGTGA
- a CDS encoding P-II family nitrogen regulator yields MKLIRAIIRPEREEAVLGRLEAAGLFAVTKMPVLGRGKQRGIQVGPVHYDILSKSMLLLIVSEEEYPRAIAAIEQGAETGHPGDGKIFVQKVSESYTIRTGTKETESVSE; encoded by the coding sequence ATGAAGCTGATTCGCGCGATCATCCGCCCCGAGCGGGAAGAGGCGGTCCTGGGCCGTCTGGAGGCGGCCGGACTTTTTGCCGTCACGAAGATGCCGGTGCTCGGGCGCGGGAAGCAACGGGGAATCCAGGTGGGGCCGGTTCATTACGACATCCTCTCCAAGTCGATGCTCCTGCTCATCGTCAGCGAGGAGGAGTATCCCCGGGCGATCGCCGCCATCGAGCAGGGGGCCGAGACGGGGCACCCGGGCGACGGGAAGATCTTCGTCCAGAAGGTCTCGGAGAGCTACACCATCCGGACAGGGACAAAAGAGACGGAGTCGGTGTCGGAGTGA
- a CDS encoding YCF48-related protein, translating into MIKKSLFFYTVLAGFLLPIFAGTVAAAEGGWSVQQGEVTSNGLWAVHFVSASEGWAGGGDGTILHTADGGASWRAQYKEKGERFFSLHFSDRRHGWAISWTGKILHTADGGGSWEEQRNPEQVWLWDVYFTDRSNGWIVGDKGVILHTADGGRRWEVQKSGQTGPILEVFFIDPQRGWAAGWNGMILQTQDGGEKWTAQRSGTTAALEAIFFIDPLRGWAVGREGTILRTTDGGKRWQPQQSGTEHLLIGVQFASPQIGWAAGGSGTMLKTENGGATWEKVDAAVNKTFEGLSFGDDRHGWAVGWGGVIVHTRDGGKRWETQNNGFTDRFFRVHFVDERHGWITGETGTILHSNDGGRSWMPQESGTEEWVLSVHFTSPREGWAVGGNGLLLHTVDGGKRWERRQKLTEASLEGIFFLTPKIGWVVGETGLIFRTDDGGKRWDFQLSDTTAGLSDIVFLNERKGWIVGTGGTLLQTEDGGVTWTPFRLPTKATFTRILFRPPNRGWVVGSEGTLLMTEDGGKSWAPIDTGTKMPFWDLSMQGQEGWMVGDLGTILYTKDGGKSWAERDSGVTQRLNSIYFTSPARGWAVGKGGLILQYGGPATPPMQQAPAQAPSRTSDRTSEPIPSKRPH; encoded by the coding sequence ATGATCAAGAAAAGTCTATTCTTTTACACGGTTTTGGCCGGTTTTCTCCTCCCGATTTTCGCCGGGACGGTCGCGGCGGCGGAGGGGGGGTGGTCGGTTCAGCAGGGGGAGGTGACGTCGAACGGCCTCTGGGCGGTCCATTTCGTCTCGGCGAGCGAGGGATGGGCCGGGGGGGGAGATGGAACGATCCTCCACACCGCCGACGGCGGCGCGAGCTGGCGGGCGCAATACAAAGAGAAAGGGGAGCGGTTCTTCTCGCTTCATTTTTCCGATCGACGCCACGGCTGGGCGATCAGCTGGACCGGCAAGATCCTCCATACGGCCGACGGCGGCGGAAGCTGGGAGGAGCAGCGGAATCCGGAACAGGTCTGGCTCTGGGATGTTTACTTCACCGATCGATCAAACGGCTGGATCGTCGGCGACAAAGGGGTGATTCTCCATACCGCGGACGGCGGCCGGCGTTGGGAGGTTCAAAAAAGCGGGCAGACCGGTCCGATTCTGGAGGTCTTCTTCATCGATCCGCAACGGGGATGGGCTGCCGGGTGGAACGGGATGATCCTTCAGACGCAGGACGGGGGCGAAAAGTGGACGGCGCAGAGGAGCGGGACGACCGCCGCGCTGGAGGCGATCTTCTTCATCGATCCGCTCCGGGGCTGGGCGGTCGGCCGGGAGGGAACGATCCTCCGGACGACCGACGGCGGCAAACGCTGGCAGCCGCAGCAAAGCGGTACGGAACATCTTCTCATCGGCGTGCAATTCGCCTCTCCGCAAATCGGCTGGGCCGCCGGCGGATCGGGAACGATGCTGAAAACCGAAAACGGCGGGGCGACCTGGGAGAAGGTCGACGCCGCGGTGAACAAAACGTTCGAAGGGCTCTCGTTCGGCGACGACCGCCACGGGTGGGCGGTCGGATGGGGGGGGGTGATCGTCCATACGCGCGACGGCGGCAAACGCTGGGAGACGCAGAACAACGGCTTCACCGACCGTTTCTTTCGGGTCCACTTCGTCGATGAGCGGCACGGTTGGATTACCGGGGAGACCGGCACCATCCTCCACAGCAACGACGGCGGCCGGAGCTGGATGCCTCAAGAGAGCGGCACGGAGGAGTGGGTCCTGTCGGTCCATTTCACCTCGCCGCGAGAGGGATGGGCGGTCGGCGGCAATGGGCTTCTCCTCCACACGGTCGATGGGGGAAAACGCTGGGAGCGCCGGCAGAAGTTGACCGAGGCGAGCCTCGAAGGGATTTTTTTTCTGACCCCCAAGATCGGATGGGTCGTCGGCGAGACGGGGTTGATCTTTCGGACGGATGACGGCGGAAAGCGGTGGGACTTTCAACTCAGCGATACCACCGCCGGTCTCTCCGACATCGTTTTCCTCAACGAGCGGAAAGGGTGGATCGTCGGCACCGGGGGGACCCTGCTTCAGACGGAAGACGGCGGCGTGACATGGACCCCGTTCCGGCTTCCGACGAAGGCAACCTTCACGCGAATCCTCTTTCGTCCGCCGAACCGGGGGTGGGTGGTCGGGTCGGAGGGGACCCTCTTGATGACCGAGGACGGCGGAAAGAGCTGGGCGCCGATCGACACCGGAACGAAGATGCCGTTTTGGGACCTCTCGATGCAGGGGCAGGAGGGATGGATGGTCGGCGATCTCGGAACGATCCTCTATACGAAAGATGGCGGAAAGTCGTGGGCGGAGCGCGACAGCGGGGTGACGCAGCGGCTGAACAGCATCTACTTTACCTCTCCCGCCCGGGGGTGGGCCGTCGGCAAGGGGGGGCTGATTCTCCAATACGGCGGTCCGGCGACCCCGCCGATGCAACAGGCGCCGGCCCAAGCTCCCTCCCGGACGAGCGATCGAACTTCCGAACCGATACCGAGTAAGCGACCCCACTAA
- a CDS encoding molybdopterin-dependent oxidoreductase encodes MREGILPPKFADKFFRIDFDAMPLPILSLYPIPPSLALEEVTLDLAGLEQHPRLVSWPMLHELPRVKLKVPFICQIFNWVEEVEWEGIRLVDLLDSFKIDTHPDGYFAFYSRDRVFFEGLSRDEARDPRVLLAYGLNGSPLPEVHGGPLRLVVPFLQGYKSVKWVHTIHAFRHDPVGIKRLLAQSPTGQLNDKWRGQFQIVPPAGKSGDPPPVRSEIAPLSTPPAAISTPEPPVHGQVDSVPKKKQPPRQATLKEVVALVRPGKQLATRQALEAAGIYSYTTATVLGRSRQRGLRFQSEKGEPVAIKFMPKQYFSIMIDAGRVPAVIAALMKANRTGKGAYGDGKIFIVDIDDAIRISTDERGGEAI; translated from the coding sequence ATGCGGGAAGGAATCCTTCCACCGAAATTTGCCGACAAATTTTTCCGGATCGATTTTGATGCAATGCCGCTTCCGATCCTCTCCCTCTATCCGATCCCCCCTTCCCTCGCGCTGGAGGAGGTGACGCTCGATCTCGCCGGGCTCGAGCAGCATCCCCGGCTGGTCTCCTGGCCGATGCTGCACGAGCTTCCCCGCGTGAAGCTGAAGGTGCCGTTCATCTGCCAGATCTTCAACTGGGTCGAGGAGGTCGAGTGGGAGGGAATCCGCCTCGTCGATCTGCTCGACTCCTTCAAGATCGACACCCACCCCGACGGCTACTTCGCTTTTTACTCCCGCGACCGGGTCTTCTTCGAAGGGCTCTCACGCGATGAAGCCCGCGATCCGCGCGTTCTGCTGGCATATGGATTAAACGGGTCGCCCCTCCCCGAGGTCCACGGCGGGCCGCTCCGATTGGTCGTTCCCTTTCTTCAAGGTTATAAGAGTGTCAAGTGGGTCCATACGATCCATGCCTTCCGGCACGATCCGGTCGGAATCAAGCGGCTTCTCGCCCAGAGCCCGACCGGCCAATTGAACGACAAATGGCGAGGGCAATTTCAGATTGTCCCCCCGGCGGGAAAATCCGGAGATCCCCCTCCGGTACGGAGCGAGATCGCGCCACTCTCCACCCCCCCGGCTGCGATCTCGACTCCGGAACCCCCGGTGCACGGCCAGGTCGATTCGGTCCCCAAAAAGAAACAGCCGCCGCGGCAGGCGACATTAAAAGAGGTCGTCGCCCTGGTTCGCCCCGGCAAGCAGCTGGCGACCCGCCAGGCGCTGGAAGCGGCCGGCATCTATTCGTATACGACCGCGACGGTCCTCGGCCGGAGCCGCCAGCGGGGCCTTCGATTTCAGTCGGAAAAAGGGGAGCCGGTCGCAATCAAGTTTATGCCGAAACAATATTTCTCGATCATGATCGACGCCGGCCGCGTTCCGGCGGTGATCGCCGCCTTAATGAAAGCGAACCGGACCGGAAAGGGGGCCTACGGCGACGGCAAGATCTTCATCGTCGACATCGACGACGCCATCCGGATCAGCACCGACGAGCGGGGGGGAGAGGCGATCTGA
- a CDS encoding class I SAM-dependent methyltransferase yields MATPSLEEKRAWAEQFFEKTGASYDQVVDHTTFRIDRLWKKKIISKIPPSSRKILDLACGTGILSFAIAQKFPNAQIVGVDLTKGYLDIARKKAEANRADVTFVHSPAEAFVSDDRFDACVTSYLPKYADLDLLISNLSRMIAPGGVLVFHDFTYPTNRFLQWTFEAYFKLLPPIGGWRWPEWKETLYELPVVIRKTRWIEELTKAMRREGFEEIQVESLTMQGSALVTAKKKR; encoded by the coding sequence TTGGCCACGCCGAGCCTGGAAGAAAAGCGCGCCTGGGCGGAACAGTTCTTCGAAAAGACCGGGGCGAGTTACGATCAGGTGGTCGATCATACGACCTTCCGGATCGACCGGCTCTGGAAGAAAAAAATCATCTCCAAAATCCCTCCCTCCTCCCGAAAGATCCTCGATCTCGCCTGCGGCACCGGCATCCTCAGCTTCGCCATCGCCCAAAAATTTCCAAACGCGCAGATCGTCGGGGTCGATCTGACGAAGGGTTATCTCGACATCGCCCGGAAGAAAGCCGAAGCGAACCGCGCCGATGTCACCTTCGTCCATAGCCCCGCCGAAGCGTTCGTCTCCGACGATCGGTTCGACGCCTGCGTGACATCATACCTTCCCAAATACGCCGACCTCGATCTTCTGATTTCAAATCTCTCCCGAATGATCGCCCCCGGCGGCGTCCTCGTTTTTCATGACTTCACCTACCCAACGAATCGCTTCCTGCAATGGACCTTCGAAGCCTACTTCAAACTCCTCCCCCCGATCGGCGGCTGGCGCTGGCCGGAGTGGAAAGAGACCCTCTATGAGCTGCCGGTCGTCATCCGAAAAACGCGATGGATCGAGGAGCTGACCAAAGCGATGCGGCGGGAAGGCTTCGAAGAGATTCAAGTTGAATCGTTGACAATGCAGGGATCGGCACTCGTCACCGCAAAGAAGAAACGATAA
- the pyrE gene encoding orotate phosphoribosyltransferase has protein sequence MNDRERAALRQQLLKKLRDSFVYSAEPTFVLSSGRKSHFYIDCKKVTLDAEGATWVGLMILDRIADLEIDAIGGMTLGADPIATAVAVLSYESGAPISAFIIRKESKGYGNQGFIEGRVGRETKVVVVDDVLTSGRATERTIRILQEAGCDVVKVIALVDRKEGGREHLERLGFEVEALYTVEDLLKG, from the coding sequence ATGAATGACCGTGAACGGGCCGCCTTACGGCAGCAACTTCTTAAAAAACTTCGGGACTCTTTCGTCTACAGCGCCGAGCCGACGTTCGTCCTCTCCTCCGGAAGGAAGAGTCACTTCTATATCGATTGCAAGAAGGTGACGCTCGACGCCGAAGGGGCGACCTGGGTCGGGCTGATGATTCTCGACCGGATCGCCGATCTGGAGATCGACGCCATCGGCGGGATGACCCTCGGCGCCGATCCGATCGCCACCGCCGTCGCGGTCCTCAGCTATGAAAGCGGCGCCCCCATCTCGGCCTTCATCATCCGGAAAGAGTCGAAAGGGTACGGGAACCAGGGTTTCATCGAGGGAAGGGTCGGCCGGGAGACCAAAGTGGTCGTGGTCGACGACGTCCTCACCAGCGGGCGGGCGACCGAGCGGACGATCCGGATTCTTCAAGAGGCCGGATGCGACGTGGTGAAGGTGATCGCGCTGGTCGACCGGAAAGAGGGGGGACGCGAGCATCTGGAGCGTCTCGGTTTTGAGGTGGAAGCGCTCTACACCGTGGAAGATCTCTTAAAGGGCTAA
- a CDS encoding type II toxin-antitoxin system Phd/YefM family antitoxin: protein MKTLSLSEAKMKLSGLIEKISATDEEIVITKNGRAAAVLVSADEYESWKETMAVRSDSALMDEIKKGLRALKEKRAKIYTLDELVG from the coding sequence ATGAAAACCTTGTCGCTCTCGGAGGCGAAGATGAAGTTGAGCGGCCTGATCGAAAAAATCAGCGCCACCGACGAGGAGATCGTCATCACCAAGAACGGCCGCGCGGCCGCCGTGCTGGTCAGCGCGGACGAATATGAGAGTTGGAAAGAGACAATGGCGGTCCGTTCCGACTCGGCCCTGATGGATGAGATCAAGAAAGGGCTTCGGGCATTAAAGGAAAAAAGGGCCAAGATCTATACTCTGGATGAATTGGTCGGATAA
- a CDS encoding caspase family protein, with protein MNIAILIGVSQYKVAAPLPACAADVEQMRRLLTATNKYDDICCLTAQTSSGPLKEALRGFFAKYQSGAEIGEALIYFSGHGVYHADALFCCSDFDPNRPATTSISNEELDDLLRSVKPIVAVKVIDACQSGSPYIKDASAGFEKALRTSRLSSFICMASSRQDQSSYASVNASAFTAKWIDAALDKQSGTVLYRDIQAVLADAFVNNPDQTPFFVTQGTGLEIFAAVTEEMRKIVTERSKSSTVATPQDTVVDVISAEVARLDNAYVSLEEACRAIEQAGQDLASEPISDPLVSHFYEKRISQDGKLVTLPRIRAVANFAAEQGWAKKYFVRVIQEQYRERVPKEPFKVWGAGILSTHLASNLGDEDYVLQTRSRPGRLESTQTLPFEVAEVVFEAKKHPALKAFSLYIGIVHSLTEVMVLSAIVQFIQIGWSERSPQLSDVQWKYQSFPWKDVVSQPKLLWQEVLDRSQDTIKAYLEGLIPKKEDSQAKVSTNDQKTSPHQQKA; from the coding sequence ATGAATATCGCGATTCTAATTGGTGTGTCCCAGTACAAGGTGGCTGCGCCTCTTCCGGCCTGCGCAGCAGATGTGGAGCAAATGCGCCGATTGCTTACGGCGACGAATAAATATGATGACATTTGTTGCTTAACAGCACAAACCAGTTCTGGTCCGCTAAAAGAAGCACTCCGAGGCTTTTTCGCTAAGTACCAATCGGGTGCTGAAATTGGTGAAGCCTTAATATATTTTTCTGGTCACGGTGTTTATCATGCTGATGCATTGTTCTGCTGTTCTGACTTTGACCCGAATCGTCCCGCTACAACGTCAATTAGCAACGAGGAACTCGACGACTTACTGCGTAGTGTCAAACCCATCGTAGCTGTCAAAGTTATTGATGCATGCCAATCCGGTTCACCCTACATTAAAGATGCTAGTGCAGGCTTTGAAAAAGCTTTGCGGACAAGTCGTCTTAGTTCATTCATTTGCATGGCCTCTAGCAGACAGGACCAGTCATCCTATGCTAGTGTCAATGCTAGCGCGTTCACAGCCAAGTGGATCGATGCAGCACTCGATAAGCAGAGTGGGACCGTACTGTATCGAGATATTCAGGCTGTGCTCGCCGATGCTTTTGTTAATAACCCTGATCAAACCCCCTTTTTCGTCACCCAAGGAACTGGATTAGAGATCTTCGCTGCAGTCACTGAAGAAATGCGGAAGATCGTAACGGAACGCTCCAAATCTTCGACGGTGGCAACACCTCAAGATACGGTTGTAGATGTGATCTCAGCAGAAGTCGCTCGCCTTGACAATGCTTATGTCTCATTGGAGGAAGCGTGTCGTGCTATCGAGCAAGCAGGTCAAGATCTTGCCTCTGAACCAATTAGTGACCCGCTCGTTTCACATTTTTATGAAAAGCGGATATCTCAAGATGGCAAACTCGTAACCCTTCCTCGCATACGGGCTGTAGCCAATTTTGCCGCAGAACAAGGATGGGCCAAGAAGTATTTTGTGAGAGTCATTCAAGAACAGTATCGTGAAAGAGTACCGAAAGAACCATTTAAGGTTTGGGGAGCAGGTATTTTGAGCACCCATCTGGCATCCAACTTAGGAGACGAAGATTATGTGCTCCAAACTCGCTCTCGTCCCGGTCGCCTTGAATCTACGCAGACGCTTCCGTTTGAAGTTGCAGAAGTCGTTTTTGAAGCAAAAAAGCACCCCGCTCTCAAAGCTTTTTCTTTATATATTGGGATAGTTCACTCATTAACGGAAGTAATGGTCCTTTCTGCTATCGTACAATTTATACAAATAGGGTGGTCCGAAAGGTCTCCCCAACTGTCCGACGTTCAGTGGAAGTACCAAAGTTTCCCTTGGAAAGATGTGGTGTCGCAACCGAAGTTACTCTGGCAGGAGGTACTTGACCGGAGCCAGGATACTATTAAGGCTTACCTAGAAGGGTTAATTCCAAAAAAAGAAGATTCGCAGGCGAAAGTATCCACGAATGATCAAAAGACTTCACCTCACCAGCAAAAGGCGTAA
- a CDS encoding S8 family serine peptidase gives MYSFRYGGKTGKRYSLTTSNEHLVVRTTNRAPVLAARPFEVAPVSPEARALLGNFDLAARFREAGVDVLRAKPTRRAKSLRDRARAVLKREPQIEFAGRVLVDPKAGRPVIYTENFFVKFDGDESATACRKIIKKHRLEIKRVLEYARNAYFVAAPEGTGLKIFDIAEALLQESSVQFCHPELIREARQRAAFAPQWHLKKTSVGGQTIDQHAHVEAAWPLSDGTGTIIAVIDDGVDLDHQEFRSSAKIVAPRDVTRKTNDPRPGNGDNHGTACAGVACADGNFGASGVAPRARLMPIRFASNLGSQAEADAFVWAAQNSADVISCSWGPPDGDFTNPNDPDHHQVVPLPDSTRLAMDFAIKNGRNGKGCVICFAAGNGNESVNNDGYASYEKVIAVAACNDKGKKAPYSDFGPTVWCAFPSSNVFPSLTPGIWTTDRSGPLGYNHGSTSLGDAAGHYTDDFGGTSSSCPGVAGVAALILARNPNLRWDEVKDVIKRSCDRIDTSGGKYDANGHSHLYGYGRVNAKKAVELAMPAQPDTVAIRTVVRDVPIRDLQTARLDLPVADTGSLKKIKVTVDIEHTYIGDLIVSIKPPTATGVSAIRLHNREGGATDNLKKTYDEINAPGLVALKGKSPKGTWTLVVEDKARLDTGKIRSFTLEMTL, from the coding sequence ATGTACTCGTTCCGATATGGTGGCAAGACCGGCAAACGATATTCTCTCACGACCAGCAACGAGCATCTCGTGGTCCGCACGACCAACCGCGCCCCGGTGCTCGCCGCCCGGCCCTTCGAGGTGGCACCGGTTTCACCGGAGGCCCGCGCCCTTCTCGGCAACTTCGACCTGGCGGCCCGCTTTCGCGAGGCGGGGGTCGATGTTCTTCGCGCGAAGCCGACGCGCCGCGCCAAGAGCCTGCGCGACCGGGCCCGCGCGGTGTTGAAGCGCGAGCCGCAAATCGAATTTGCCGGGCGGGTCCTCGTCGATCCGAAGGCGGGCCGGCCGGTCATTTATACCGAAAACTTCTTCGTCAAGTTCGACGGCGACGAAAGCGCCACCGCCTGCCGGAAGATCATTAAAAAACACCGCCTGGAGATCAAGCGGGTCCTCGAATATGCCCGCAACGCCTATTTCGTCGCCGCCCCCGAAGGGACCGGACTGAAGATCTTCGACATCGCCGAGGCGCTGTTACAAGAATCATCCGTCCAATTCTGCCATCCCGAATTGATCCGCGAGGCGCGCCAGCGCGCCGCCTTTGCGCCGCAGTGGCACTTGAAGAAGACGAGCGTCGGCGGCCAGACGATCGACCAACACGCCCACGTCGAAGCGGCCTGGCCGTTGAGCGACGGGACCGGAACGATCATCGCCGTCATCGATGACGGCGTCGATCTCGATCATCAGGAGTTCCGCTCCTCGGCCAAGATCGTCGCCCCCCGCGACGTGACCCGCAAGACGAACGACCCGCGGCCGGGCAATGGCGACAATCACGGGACCGCCTGCGCCGGGGTGGCGTGCGCCGATGGAAACTTCGGCGCCTCGGGGGTCGCGCCAAGGGCGCGGCTGATGCCGATCCGCTTCGCCTCCAATCTCGGCTCGCAGGCGGAGGCCGACGCCTTCGTCTGGGCGGCGCAGAACAGCGCCGATGTGATCTCGTGCAGCTGGGGGCCGCCCGACGGCGATTTCACCAATCCGAACGATCCGGACCACCATCAGGTCGTGCCGCTCCCCGACAGCACCCGCCTGGCGATGGATTTCGCAATCAAGAACGGCCGAAACGGAAAGGGGTGCGTGATCTGCTTCGCCGCCGGCAACGGCAACGAGAGCGTCAACAACGACGGCTACGCCAGCTACGAAAAAGTAATCGCCGTCGCCGCCTGCAACGACAAGGGAAAGAAAGCCCCTTACAGCGATTTCGGTCCCACCGTCTGGTGCGCCTTTCCGAGCAGCAATGTCTTCCCGTCGCTCACCCCCGGCATCTGGACGACCGACCGCTCCGGCCCCCTCGGCTACAATCATGGCAGCACCAGTCTCGGCGACGCCGCGGGCCATTATACCGACGACTTCGGCGGGACCTCCAGCTCTTGTCCGGGGGTGGCCGGCGTGGCCGCGCTGATCCTGGCGCGCAACCCGAATCTCCGCTGGGATGAGGTGAAGGATGTGATCAAGCGCTCGTGTGATCGGATCGACACTTCCGGCGGGAAGTACGACGCCAACGGCCACAGCCATCTCTACGGCTACGGGCGGGTCAACGCCAAAAAGGCGGTGGAGCTGGCGATGCCGGCGCAGCCCGACACGGTCGCCATCCGGACGGTGGTGCGCGACGTCCCGATCCGGGATCTGCAGACCGCCCGGCTCGACCTGCCGGTCGCCGACACCGGATCGCTGAAAAAGATCAAAGTGACGGTCGACATCGAGCACACTTACATCGGCGATCTGATCGTCAGCATCAAACCGCCGACGGCGACCGGCGTCTCCGCCATCCGGCTTCACAACCGGGAGGGGGGCGCAACCGACAACCTCAAGAAGACCTATGATGAGATCAATGCGCCCGGCCTGGTTGCGCTGAAAGGAAAAAGCCCGAAGGGCACCTGGACGCTCGTTGTGGAAGACAAGGCCCGTCTGGACACCGGGAAGATCCGGAGCTTTACGCTTGAAATGACGCTTTGA